Part of the Candidatus Vogelbacteria bacterium genome, GAGCATGTAAGTCTCGATGGCAAAAGCGTGAACCAGTAATGCACGCAATTTTGCATTTTTTCACATTCATACTTCTAACATGGCATCCAAACTCACTAAAGTAGTCGCAAATTTTGAAACTTCCCTTGCCACGAAGCTTGCTAATGGTGCTGTAGCAGGAGCTCTTACGAGCATCACTGACAAGAACAGTGTAGCTCTGCCGGCAGGCAAATACTGCATGATTGTCGACCGAGGAACTGGCGATGAAGAACATCTTTTATTCGATCTCTCCGGCACATCCATAAGCAATATCTTTAGTGTATCGAGACAAGGAGTCCAGACTGCCGGAGTACAGAATTTGAATGGACATCGTGCAGGCTCGAAATGCTACCTGACTGATTTCGTAAACCTGAAAGTCATTGTCGACATTTTGAATGGTGACGACTCTCTCGATTCAACAAAACCAATTAAGTACGATGCCGACCCAACTTTCAATGATTCAAAACAAGTTGTTTCAAAAGGATATGTAGACACTAATCTTGCTGGTAAAGCATCAACAAATGGAAACAATACTTTCTCCGGTAACAATAATTTTATTAATTCTCCAAATATTCCGAATGCTGTAAGCGCATCACAGCCAGTAACACTGTCTCAGCTCATGGCCGCTGCGCTTAGTGGTATTCAAGCAGGACTTGAGTATGTGGATGTCGCAATAAATGCAGACGGAAGTGTGAGATCGCTTCATGACAACGTGAATGGCAAAACATTCGTGTTCGAGTATGACGACAACCGACTACTCCGAAGTATCTACGACGGAGCGAAGAAGTGGTCTATTCGGGATGTCGGAGAGAGGATCGCAAGCATTATTCATTAATTTAATTTTTTATCATGATTAATTTACAAGTAGATCGAAGACTGGATAGGACGACGAGCGTAAAGGGACTAAATATTGCTCCGGTTACTAAATTCGCTGAATGGAGCAGACAGGGAATGGTCCAGTGGCCAGCAGTCAAAGCTCAAGGGAAGCTCACCATCCAAAACCAGCCATCGCCAGGAGAAACCATTACCATCGGCACAAAGACTTACTCTTTTGTAGCTAGTCTTGTCACCAACACTGACGGACAGATTGTGATCGGTGGAAGCGTTGCGGCAACTCGAGCAAATATTCTAGCTGCAATCAATCTCTCCGGACTTCCAGGAAGTCAGTACGCATCGGCAACCTCTCTCAATGGTGATGTGGAGGCAACTGCCATCATCGGCAATGATGTTATTTTCACTTCAAAAGTTGGTGGTACTGCTGGTAACTCAATTGCTACAACATCAACTCTTATAGCTCCGAACGCATTTGATGCGGCAACTCTCGGAACATACCGAGCCGGTGCAGCTGCAAGCGATGCAGACTCGATCATTGTCCCTGGATATCGTGGCTGTTTTAACAACTATGTGAACAACCAATATAATCCTCGAGAAAATTTCTACATTGGTCGGTCATCATGGGACGGCGATCAAGACCGAGGATTCGGTATTCAAGAAGAACTGATCCGAGAATGTCCTGATCATGATTTTCTGATTGCTGCAGGAGCTACTCGTAAGATGTATTCTCCCAATTTCCTTGAGAGAAGAATCAAGACCGTTCGATCTCTGACCCTATATACAAAACTTCGTGATATGGAGGCACAGACTCTTTCATCACCCTTTGCAAAAACTACAAGTAATCGTGTCTTTAAAACGATTGAACTCGACTCTACCCGATTCATTACTTTTTATCGGCAGCAGGCAGGTACAACTGGTATCTATGCCGTGGTTGGAAATACAAATGCGAACGGAACCATCACATGGGGCGCGCCACTCATCATGTACACAGTCGACTGGTACAACGAAAACTTCGATGCGTGCCTCATCAACACTGACAAGGTTCTTATTGCACTTCCAGTTGGTGGATCAAACTACATCAATACCGCAGTCGTGACTATTTCAGGTACGGGTATCGCTCTCAACACACCGGTCCAGATTGTGGCGGTAGCACCAAGCTATAAACAGCTCGTAAAAGTTGGAACTGACAAAGCAATCCTAGCTTTCGAAAACGGGTCTGCCATCAATCTTTACTGTGTTTCAGTATCGGGAACAGTGCCGTCATACGGAACTCTTGCGAGCATAGCTTCGACCTCAAAACCACTTCTTGCAGCAAATGGCACTGACAAATGCCAGCTGGCATACATCGGAAGCGGTGGATGGTATTCGGCCGTCGTCACAACTTCAGGAAGCACAATCACTGTTCAGGCAGGTCTCCAAATCAGCTACGACACTAACTACTCTTACCGATATAACCTGCTCTACCAAATTACGACAGACACGTTCATGTTTTGGAGTCATTGGGGACAGATTCTATATCAGGGTCGTGATCGATATCGAGCTGGTCTCATCACCGTTTCGGGTACAAACACCACTCTTGCAAATAGCAACTATCTGCCTGCTGGATGGTGGGGAGATCGCATGTTCTATGTAAAACCAATTGATGCCACGAGCTTCTACATGTACGGCTATGAAAGTAATCGTCTGACTGGTGCAAAAGTTACGCTCTCTGGAACCACACTTACTTTCCCACAGATGACATACAAAAGCTTCGGTTGGAATGAGAATCAGGGCGACCAGCAAATTTACAAGTACCAAATCTACAACACCTTTCCTGAAATCGGCGACCCAGTGAACTGTAATGGAAACATGTTCTTTATTTGCACTGACAACAATGCGAATGGAGCAATATCCATATTCAGTGATAAAGCATTCAGTTTTGACCTATACAACGGCGATGACCTTGTCGGTACATACACAAAAACCGATCTCGGATTCATGCAAAAAATAAATGTTGACCTTCCAATCTACAAAGAGGAGTTCGGCATAAAAATAAAAAGCAATGACAGCGTTGCTCGAACTGTTCAGGTGGATCACCTGTACTTGTTAATCGATTAAAAATAAATGAATTCTTACACGATACAATACGGCGATACTCTGAGCGGAATCGCATCAAAGACCGGTAAGAGCATCCAAGAACTGATGCGTCTTAATCCGTCTATTACTGATCCCAACAAAATATATGCTGGGCGTACTTTGTCGTTAGGAACATCAGCACCAGCTCCCGCACCAGCACCGACTCCTGCAGCAAAACAAACCATCGCTCAAGTAGCAAAGGTATCGGTTCCATCATATGTCGAAGACCCGACCACTACACAGATTGGAAATAGTTATAAAAGCACAGCTACATCGCAGATAAATGAGGAAGCCATCAGAGCAGCAACGAGGTCCCGTATTCAAGGTCAAATTGATGCTATAAATGCCGCCGTTCAAGATCAGATTATAAACTTCAGAAATACGACAGGAAAGAATCGCCAAGGGCAAAGTTATGCTCTTGCTGCTGCCGGTGGTCGAATCGGTAGTGCAACTGGTGAGTCAGAATTTCAAACCACTGAAGATTACAATAATCGTGAGGAGCAGACTTATCGTGATGAGGCAAATCTTAAAGTTTCTCAATTGTTTGGTCAGGCAAACAGAGATGCTGATACTGAAATCAAAGCAAGAAAAGAGTCGATTCAGCAGGGAATCGATAAATATTTTGAATTTTTGGATAACCAAGGGAAACGAAAGCGTGACCAAGTGTCGGCATTCGTCAAAAACATGCTTGCACTCGGCGTTGATCCGACATCCCTTAGTGACTCTGACTTTCAGAAGCTTCAGGATCAATATGGATTCACTAAGGATCAGCTCTCAACTCTATATAACGATGCCAAAGCAGAAAAAGATCAGACAGCAATCACGACTGAGAAAGCCAAGGTTGATCTCGATAAAGCTAAGAATGATGCAAACCAATTCAGCCTCAATGAAGGTGATGCTCGTTATGTTTATGATCCAGAAACTGGTACTGCAAAACTTATTGCAGCTCGAGCAAAGACTTATGCACCCAAGGGTGATGGCTCTGACTCTCCTGGCTCTACTCTCGGATACGATGATCCAAATTACACACTGGATTCAATTCGTAAATCAAAAGGCGGAAGATTCCTTACTCAGGGTGAACTCAAACCTATTACGGATATTCAAACAATTGTTGGTCAGACCGAGGCACTTTCAACTCTTATTGGAAGTGTTGATACTGGTCCAATTGTTGGAATCGTAAAAAGTGCAAATCCATACGATACAAAAGCTCAGCTTATGAAAGCAGAGATCACAGCTATCGTGCCTAAACTTGCTCGAGGTGTGTACGGAGAAGTAGGTGTGCTCACTGATGCTGATATCGAGAATTATTCTCGCACTATCGCAAGCCTCAAGAATACTGCGGACGTAAACAAAGCAGTGATGGCAATGACACTTGAGATTGCAACTCGATCTCTCGCAAATCAATTGAACTCTCTATCGGCCGGTGGGAGGGATGTCTCTAAATTTGAATCAATCTACACAGGTCTTAATGCAAAAGCTTCTTCAATCAAATCTCAACTCGGTGTCGGACAAGCTCCGGCAGCAGAATCTGCAGCTTTCACAAGTAAGAGCGGAAAGACCTATAACCTTCCAAATTAATTTATGCTCACACGATTACAAATACAAGATAATATCGATGCGTTAGAAGAACAGGGCGCAAGTCATGACGAGATTCAGGAATGGCTCGATAGTTTACCTAAGCAATCTTCTCAAGCATCGGCTGAAGCTCCGAAGAAAGAGGGAATTTTTAAAAAGATAGGTAAAGCTGTCATTTCAAGTGAGCTTAAATTCGGAAAAAGCATTGCTGATGCGATGCCATCTTTCGTGCCAGGAAGTGCTGCATGGACGAATAAACAAAACGAACAAATTATGGCAAATCAACATGCCATGATGGAAAATCTTCTTGTTCAAAGAAAG contains:
- a CDS encoding LysM peptidoglycan-binding domain-containing protein, yielding MNSYTIQYGDTLSGIASKTGKSIQELMRLNPSITDPNKIYAGRTLSLGTSAPAPAPAPTPAAKQTIAQVAKVSVPSYVEDPTTTQIGNSYKSTATSQINEEAIRAATRSRIQGQIDAINAAVQDQIINFRNTTGKNRQGQSYALAAAGGRIGSATGESEFQTTEDYNNREEQTYRDEANLKVSQLFGQANRDADTEIKARKESIQQGIDKYFEFLDNQGKRKRDQVSAFVKNMLALGVDPTSLSDSDFQKLQDQYGFTKDQLSTLYNDAKAEKDQTAITTEKAKVDLDKAKNDANQFSLNEGDARYVYDPETGTAKLIAARAKTYAPKGDGSDSPGSTLGYDDPNYTLDSIRKSKGGRFLTQGELKPITDIQTIVGQTEALSTLIGSVDTGPIVGIVKSANPYDTKAQLMKAEITAIVPKLARGVYGEVGVLTDADIENYSRTIASLKNTADVNKAVMAMTLEIATRSLANQLNSLSAGGRDVSKFESIYTGLNAKASSIKSQLGVGQAPAAESAAFTSKSGKTYNLPN